Genomic window (Lepeophtheirus salmonis unplaced genomic scaffold, UVic_Lsal_1.4 unplaced_contig_1505_pilon, whole genome shotgun sequence):
AGTGATATTGGAGCAAATAGAAGAGGGTCAATGTTTCATTTCCGTTTTCAgggttaaatattattttactgccacaaatttttttttctgtgagaggatttaaaaaaatcatatgcatattattatttaaactggagtcttgaatgtattattattgtgCTTCATCCATCATTTGTTTACTTTATCCTTCTTCATTATATCTcagcattatatatataaacgtagatacaaaaagatattaattttaatttgtcgggacaattttataaacaaacgcAACCTCAAATTTTTCTAAACGTTATAAGGACATCctatactattttattatttattacgaattatattttatggactATAGGCGTACATCTGTTAGTTTCAGAGTCGATAAGCCTCAAACTTTTCCTAATACTTTAACAGACGTACAGTTTCGTATTTGTTTCAGCTAATTTTAATATGAGtgatattattatactttttgttaaatttctttatcaatttattCCATTGATATTGGCTTGCAATAAATgaagattatataataaaaaaaatcaagtatccctacaatgaatactaaaaaataaataattaagaaatgaatAGGAAAGTTAAATTCTAATACAAGTATTCAAAAACCTAATACAAGTATAAGATCAGGTTCTGAATaccatttttgaatgtattttgcTTGAATAggatatttgtaaattttcataaaGGGGGGTGGGGGAATGGTTTTTTTCACCCAGTGAATTTCAAAGCTGTAATTTTTATAGTcttcatttatagaaaattttcaaaaaagatgcACTGATATGTAGTTATGCTTTTCTGATAAAGAGTTGTTAATTTAAAGGGAtagttttttaagttaaaaaaacaacaacatattttgtttgtttaaaaggaaatatacagcTTTATCCAAAAAGACAAATAAGTTAGGGTCGTTGTAGAACCTCTAACTATTTATTGATCATGCTCAAACTTTGttgtacctatttttttttgtcaaaatatataattggagACCTTAGGAGCACTACTTttccataatataaaaaaacgatcGATATGGatacatattttgtgtacaGATTGTAAATTGTGTGatgaaattgtaaaatttgCAACCGTGACAACGTGCACGAATGGAAGTTGAATGGATGacgtttttagaaaaaacaaattaaggtATGTTtagaataaaactataatttcataaaatgataaGAACATAATCAATTTGGGAACTATAGCTCCTCCCTTCCCCTGATAACGCCCCTGACTTTGtacaaatcaataaattgaTTCCCAAGTCATTCaacaatatttctattattttggtctaagtataattaatgtttatatggTGGATGAATATTTGGACATCCAAAAGCTGAATGTAAGGTGTGTGCCGATCAAAAACAACTATGTGTCACTACTCTCCAGAGTCCAATCGGCGGTCCACCGGGTGTAATGGTTGTGATGAACCGAATTCAAATCGTGGAGAGACACAACAGTCTGATGGGAAGTGTATGTCATCAGTATTCTGGGATGcacatattattcatttatcaaCTCGAAAATAGCCCCAATCATCGACatcaattattaaaagtatttttggaaCGTTTGAAGAATGAAATCACGAGAAAAAAAGGGTCCTATTTGAGGAAGACATAGTGTCACAAATAACTGAGAACGATTGCCAAAATTGCATTAATTAAACTACGATTTTGGCCCTAGTGACattgacagattttttttatttattcagtaaatTCCGAAAATAGACTACTACTTTTGATAGAGGGATATGAAGTAAAGATGTAGcatatgggctgaaaagtcccgagCTTCACAGATgtccctatttttttaaattcacttcattttcagttagtaccaaaaGTTTTTTAGTTTATAGGTAACTGTTCTAAGTGTGGCCCTACCTGTGTtacatatttctacaaaaatcgatcaaaaacaatttcgtattttaattttacactgcttcttgatagaaaaaaaatacggttcaagctaagcaatggcttgagaGTGTTAAGGGACTCTGCTTCATAATATAAATGGaagaatacttttaaataaaacaatattgaacaaaaaaaaaaagattttattattaattagcaagaaaaaacaaatcaaaagaaGTCAGTTTTACAATGCACATAAGATATTTTGaacatgtaaaaattatataattatggttGATCATACATATCCTCTAATTTGATTGAACTCTTCAGCCCTTTCCCAGCGTTTCCACCTTGCTAGAGCTGATACTTTTTACACAATGGTAAATATttgtacacatatattttaaatgatatgtttcaaatcaatattttttttaaatctgtactAGTATGAGCCTGTTCGTTCCACAGACGTATGGGGCGGGGAcgcatttggacacaaaatggttgtggtcaaataatttaaaaattcaaaaaataatgttattcataacttatgtttgtctatttgtAGGGGCTACAGATTTTCTGGAGGAAGTCGGGACTTACGATTAATCTTGGGAAGACAAAAATTTCGTCTAACTGTGAAAAATGAGGCCACATCTTGGTAACTCTGCGTTCGTTACGTTAGCCTCTCCACTTGGAATTGAAGTTGCTTTTTCCCACCATGTGGCTAGAAGCAAgaacgaaataaaaataataaaaatgctcCAAAGAAGTATCATGATTTATAGCATCACTCCCCTCTCTAGATACGAAGCAATTTTAGAATGGAACATAAACATCCTTCCAGAAGTTTTTCTTCTAATGAGGTACGGTACGTCCCATTCTCAGTTGAACTGTGTGATGAAGTATACAAGATTAGGAACGATCGAGTTTGCAAGCTTTCGATGGCGCACACATCAAAAGATAGAGTTAATACTCCGACAAACGGCTGGACACTTGAATCTCTATAAATCTATGTGGCAAACATTAAACTTCTCCTGGATCAAAAGACTCCTTCACTGTGAAGATTTCTTGGctaaaagaattaaagaaaagtatatagAAGTTACTAAATACAACTTCTTGGACAGAGTATGTATGGGGCAAACGGAACTCCTTTCAGTACAAAAAAATGCGGACCGTATTTGTGAGAGATGGGATCATCATGGGGCAGTATTTTCAATTCCATGCTTCCCCTTTTCGGCCCTAACGAACCATTGAATTTTAATCCGAGACTGAGGTGTAGAGATGAGTTTCCCAAGGAGGTCGACTTATATTCAGCTTGTCAATTCCTCTGCCTGGGGGAAGTGGATTTGAAGGACTTTATACCATTATGGAGTGCTGGAAAAAGTTTCTGACAGCCTGGGGGCCATGTATCAAGCGGGTATCCGATTCCATTCCTCTTCGCTGTctgaaaaatcagaaaattagaAGAGCCGTATTCAACAGTCAACAACGTACTAACCCCGAAGTCCTCgtgaggagaagagaagaatgGAAAGGCTTGGTCTAGACTAGAACTTTTCAAATGTGAGTCTTCGCATAGTATTCCAAAATACTTTTTGCGACACAAGGCAAAAATGGTTTAGATATAGATTAGTAACATTGTCTATCTTTACCAACAAGAGTCGAGATACCCCTGAGGAGCGGATGTGTCATTTTCGTGGAACTATAATTGAGACTTCCTTCcacctcttttatttttgcactgGTATCGCCCCTCTGGTGAGAGTAGTAGAGGCTGAGATCTGGCTCCATTATTAGAAGAGATGGAATCCTTCCGACTGGCTGGTCTCGACGTCAGTAAATATGGAGCAGGTTCTAAAAATGGAGTTTATACTAGGCAAAATTCAGGGGATAATATATGCGGCAAAAGTAAACGATCAACCTGTGCCAGTCGGGATTGAAAAATTAGTCAAAAGATTATTAATGGAGCTTGACTCTTTTAAAAACGATGGATCCAATGTTATTAAACAATAGGGTTCTATACCCAATTCATCTAGGAAAGAAGGAGGgaagatatttgattttatatatattgacctcttttgtgtattttttttttaattattataattttagtttattcTGCTTGTCTCTTACGAGCGCGTGGGAAGGTGAGAAAGCACATCAATCATCACACCAGGCGTTGCCTTTCCTGTGTTTATAAAGTATTCATAAGCATGTACTGCCTGTGCGTTTAGCAGGTGCAAATAAAAATGTGCGAAgtactttttacatattatgtatagatgaacaaattatatattttagtatatttatgtaaaaatttagattcacactctgtaactttttttttattgaaggtacataattttatcaataatattgaataagtgtatatatatgtgtaatatatattaaataaatatcaataaaaaaaagtataagtgtTGTTAGAAATGTATTATCAGCTGTTATCTCTTTTATATCACACACAATCTCATCAAAGTTAttgagtacatttttattaccaaaaattagtttagagtaataaatatttcatttaagtttttatcgaaaataaaattataataatcataaattatatcttgttataaAATTCGTATAATATTTGGATTAACGTCGTTTAACCAATTAATTCTTAGATAAGGAAGGGAAGCTACAGCTGTCGATCTATCAACTAGGAgacaaacaaaaacaagagAAGAGAAATATCAATATTCCGTGTTTTTGTGAACTGAGGGGAAAGATCCTTGAATAATATCATTGTCGATTAGCAATAATTGGAACTGGAATGATCCATATCAATGAAATCTCTGACATATATTAGGCCCAGTACCTGGACGGATCTGACACAGTGAAGTCGttaaatagattaaatgtaggtcactaatattaatattaagctTTCTCACACTCTTCATTTCAAACCTGGATTTCCAGGATCaatgatatgaaaaaatatgatatttggaAAAGTGAAGCTAAGAGCATTCCctagtaattgtttttttgttttgtttttcaattcgAAGGGCTTGTGTATTTACAATCATCCACCACGTCCAAAATAATTGCAATAAGTCCACCGTGACAAAccaatcttttttaccatttctttctccataatatttatttgctgtTTTCTTTGATTCATGGAACAAACTATCCGTAAatttcacattcattttttctattgacTGTGGTTTCAATGCCCTCTCAGTtagtttttgtacaattttaaggGGATTTCTTAGTTCAAGATTGTAAAGATCTACAATAagtcaaatttttcctttctattAATTTTCCTCTGAAGTTGGGGTATACCAAATAGTCCGAGAACCTTCCCCGGAAGATTTCACACCATGAGGTACTGAAGGTTGACCCCCTGACATTTCTTATGTTACCTAaagcattgattttttttcagtctgACCACCCCTATTGGGTCTGGAATGTACAGTACTATTACAGGGCCATTATAAAGAAACAAGACTGTTTACGAACTTCTGTCCGGAAAAATTAAGTcagcccccccccctaaattaaaaaaaaggttgataatGCATTATCAGGACGCTATAACAATCccaatttaacaatattttcagttaaacattgtataataaactttatatgaatatatttaaataaaaatgacatagaGATTCACCAAAAAGAAATTGCTTGGTATAAAGAGGACATCTTTATCTTTTTGTGTATTTGTGATTGTAAATCCTTTCCAATACTTACTTCGATTGGTATGATAAActatccttgcttgatactttatagaataacaaaatcaatttcagaactaATTACTTAAAGAGACTAACAATAATTTGATtagagtatatattaataaaaatttcctaTCTGTAAGCAAGCTTTTATgtaatttgtatattgaaatcTGTCTAAGTTTTCTCAGATTAACACTTGCGTTCTTTTGTTTGAgatttttattaagattatttactCTAATTCTTATCCTTGTTTCACAAAGGAAAGAATGACTTCTTTTGGCCAGTTAGGATATAATTCAACTAGATGATTGGAAACTTGAGATGATTATTCTGTAATTACTTTTTCGGTTTTAAGAGCTTCAAAAAGTCCAGAATCTTCTTAAGCTTACTATGATTCAATTGTATCCTTAtcatgtctctttttttttttgtatatttgacaaaaagtaGTGACTTGTTTATTGATTTCGTAACTATTTCGTAATCATCCTCATCATTTAACTCCTCTTCAACAGCTGGATTTCTTAATACAAGTACgtgattttttccaattaaaattacttttagtcGTCTCAGGGCTTCCACTGGGGATAGATGAGTATTATTTCCTGTGATGGGACGAATCCTTGACAATACACTATCCAGAAAATCTTGATCTATATGAGTattcaaaatgaatttcattcCCTCATCCTTCATACTTTGACATAATGATTTTGTTTTACGTATGGGCATTAAAATTCCCCTTTGAAATGTAAGCTGAAAATTTTGTCTAGTTGGGACTCAGAGATCCCTCTTCAAATTTCTGTGAGCTTTTTATTATCAGTCTCTGTTTCCGAATTCATACTAGTTGCCTAGGCCATACTTGCTTCCCATAGTTTTTTCAtaagctttttcttttttcaaatttccataCGAATATCTCTGGAGGATTTGGTTTCATAAGAACTTGGAGAAGCACAGGGAATATTGAGTGAGGGGAGTCAGCTAACACCAACCAGACTGCCTCGGAAGACCCCTGTTCCCTCAcgtttatatatagtcaccatGATTATATAGAGTGATGCTCACAACTAACATTTTTTATCCCCTTTCAACCACGACTGTGAGAAGGGAGAGGAAATACTATATGCAATCACATATGAAAGTTAGCTTTCTGTATATTCCTTGGTGCCAAATGTTAAGTATgatttagagaatagttattaatatattgacgGTTATTATTTacgttaaattgaaaatttcatcaaaataatcatattgACAGAGTATGAAATGATACAAATTATAAACGATTGGtgatataaattaacataaaatcctaaatttattatttttgtcaacatATTGAAGCcacttgattatttttaaatatgttataatagggaatataatataattgtggaTCTTCAAAGTATGGCTGGAGGCTTGCTCCAAGATCTAATATTTTTCCCCATTTCGTAATACTATGATTTTTTCATATAccaatatttctaatattcacaatatcgacaattttttttcaatcgcAATCTATGTACCGATTTTCTCTACTActctgatttatgagttgtacaaatgtaatttatgtaTCAACACATTACTTAATATGGCGTCATTTAAAcgtatttcaaaactttgaaaagCATATGACGTCATCTgcaattcatttataaaatcattcttatccaaattttaaatgagaccgaacttttttttttgggaccgtACGGCGTTACctcattaatacaaaaatctacACTGTATATCCTTCTCCATGTGCTGTACTAGACTGGTATAGAAAAtggttaaaacatttttatggatCCATCACTAAATTTCTAGCAGTTCATGTTTATGTCCCATCGATGTGCTTAAGGGAAGTTGTTGGGGTTCCCACATATCACAAGATCATACTATACCAATGAACCAATAGTTCTATTAGAGACCTGAAAATTCACGGATTGGATTACTGCCCTGGTATTCGATACCACCTCCAGTCATAGGGGAAGACACACTGAAGCTGCTAAGCTAATagtatacatattaaatgaaaagttcCAGCATGCAGTCATTACCTCAATGATGGAGATAGTTGTACGTGCAGTTTGGATGGAACTGTTTAGTAAAGTTCTGTGACCAATCTACTTGGTTCAAAAACTTCAGGGACAAATGTGTTAACTTGAATATAGATCATCTAAAAAGAGAAGTAAACTTTACTTTCcctatcataatttaaaattaaaaatccgcccaaaataataagaactgtttaaaataaatattgtaaatgacCAACtacaatctgtttttttttcaaagttttcctTTCCCCTTTTGTAAGTCGAGGTTGGGAGTTGATAAAAAGGCTCTACATAATCGTTGGCGATAGCTCCAATGGCTGTGGGCCGACCACAGCAGAAACGGGGTTCGTGAATAGCGTAATTCGTAGTTCCATCTCGCGGAAATCTTAGAAACGATCCATGAATTGTTCCTGCAAATTTTCAATGTCTGCCTTGTATTTCTGGATTTGTTTTTCGCACTCAGGGCTCTCTTTGCGAATCCCAGCACACACGGAAAATGTGCCAAATTAGCACGAGGGAAAGAAAAACCTTCTTTGAACTGCTCGAGTTTGCGGCGGTGATAGTTAGAATAGTGATCACACACTGTTTTAGATCTCCCTTGTGTGTTGAGGTTATTTAAATGCACGGTGTTATCTGTCATAAGGGCCATGTcacaaataaacttttcaacTTTGAGCTTTCCTCAGTATACACTTATATCACCACTAatactattctaaaaaaaacactgGCATTTCTGAACACAGTACAAAAACCGCTCTAGATGCTTCCCTCAACTCATCCACTTGATATCCCTATGCATTTGTAAGGTAAGTCCCCATAATCGGCATCCACTTCATGCAGAAAGGTGATGAACCTTCggtgacatatatatatatatatgttcccTCCTTAGATAGTATAAGTGACTTTTGTCATCAAGTCCATGGCCAAatttatgtatctttgcacagtGGACATCCTAGAAAGATTTCAAAAACATAGTTGTGgttggaaaatataatatttttgtgtctttCTGTATTTGGGTAACCACGGCACACCAGGCAATCAGTACATCTCACAATTAAAATGACACTACTCACCGGATGGATGATACAGTTTACCTGTGCTCTGtctgattttaaattaaagtaacattcattattttaaataatgtacttcttttttttacacgAGTTTTAGCTACACACCCTTGTTGTTACAAATGAGTcccctattattattttattgtatggtTAGAGTTGTATAGAATCTCTTGTGGGCAATCTCAACAGGCTTCTTATTTTTCCAAAGcgtttttaattcttgagaagacAACATCTCTAAGTATAAAATCATAGCTAGTAAGTGTCCTAGttaatgacagagagtaacaatgatggTTTGCCCGAAGTTATGAGTTTAAGTCATTtctggacttggagtagaatagGGGATTGAGTAATTGCAGTCTATTTGTTCTTCCTATATATGGAGTTGCATTTGTCtttatttgtttcttcttgCGGCCGCaaatagctgatctaataaactGTCATAACAGCTATGTCGCTCtcctccaaacatttttttattttttcaaatgtacagGATTACCAAGAtcattttaggtttcttttattttttttcatggcGGCcggaaatattttatgtattcttttcttttctaattgaGAAACGGAGAAAACCTCAATGAAATTCCTGGAGCTAGAATTGAGAAAAGGATCTTGGGGATGGAAAACATCAACTCATTATCAACAAAGCAGACATGAAGGATAATGGAACGGTAATATGCAAAACACCATCAAACAAGGGGGATGAGATTCTGGAATCAAAATTAGCATTTACTGTCATCAAGGGAGAGGATGCTCCTAGAAAGGGGGATGTTGGGCCCATAACCGGTGTtgctaaaaaaacaatgtaatatGACTATCCCCTATCAAGTAGAGGGGGAAAAACAATCAGACCTTgagatatttgtaaaaaaagatggGGAAATCTTCAAGATCGGAAAAGATGTTCAGCTTACCGTTCATGGAGATCGTATTCAATTAGATGTCATCAAtccaaagagagagagagagaaatcgGGAACCTACAAAGTCATTATGAAGAATGCCCAAGGCTCAGATGAAACTCTTATTAATGTTAATATCATGGATGTTCCAACACCTCCAACCAATGCTTACGTGGACACCGTCTTCCAAGATAATATGACTGTTCACTGGGGTCCTCCAAAGGATAATGGAAGGACAGacgtcaaaaaatacattatcgaAGCTTTGGATACAACATTCGGAAACTCACACTGGACTACAGTCGGTCAAAATGCCACGGGATCAGAAAGAGCTTATAAGGTGGATCACTCTGTCGAATAGTCGTCCAATTCATTATGACTTGTGGTTTGGAGGTGAGCCCG
Coding sequences:
- the LOC121132113 gene encoding myosin-binding protein C, cardiac-type-like → MTIPYQVEGEKQSDLEIFVKKDGEIFKIGKDVQLTVHGDRIQLDVINPKREREKSGTYKVIMKNAQGSDETLINVNIMDVPTPPTNAYVDTVFQDNMTVHWGPPKDNGRTDSVKMPRDQKELIRWITLSNSRPIHYDLWFGGEPAPTVECLRDGHPTPTDKDTSIELYSKNGIYTEKNTVLSIPKADRDQDTGIYAIRLTCESGTFEASGKVNVLDVPLAPRSLQPDEVHAEHVKLSWQPPLDEGGTPITAYIVRYMGIDSGEGVTACA